A genomic segment from Gemmatimonadota bacterium encodes:
- a CDS encoding PadR family transcriptional regulator produces MLSAPGIERIGLATIYVALSRMERRGFVRSWMSSPTPVRGGKSKKYYQLEPAGTEALREAKATLERMWQGVGTALDPSSA; encoded by the coding sequence GTGCTCTCTGCGCCCGGGATTGAACGGATCGGCCTGGCCACCATCTACGTCGCTCTGTCGAGAATGGAGCGCCGTGGCTTCGTGCGGTCGTGGATGTCGAGTCCGACACCGGTACGAGGCGGCAAGTCCAAGAAGTATTACCAGCTCGAGCCCGCGGGAACGGAAGCCCTCCGCGAAGCCAAGGCGACCCTGGAGCGGATGTGGCAGGGGGTGGGAACCGCGCTTGACCCGAGCTCGGCGTGA
- a CDS encoding PEP-CTERM sorting domain-containing protein yields MKRLCGMIGITGTLTLFLSAPASAQETVVDFESRGAGCSAAIPNGYAGFNWTGWGTCDTTLGTPGTVAAIISGEIGAFNFNGGNTVISGSPFNFIRAYLNSGWLTDLNITIVGKLGGNSVFEKTLLGLNAATSGAWYEFGYKIDELAFSAEAGGSTFESAFPSLYGGYVGTEFVMDDFTFTHTPEPSTVVLLATGLLGLGLYHRRRKRDLEG; encoded by the coding sequence ATGAAGCGGCTGTGCGGGATGATTGGAATCACAGGCACTTTGACCTTGTTCCTCAGCGCACCGGCGTCGGCCCAGGAGACCGTTGTGGACTTCGAGTCCCGGGGGGCAGGCTGTAGTGCGGCGATCCCCAACGGATATGCTGGCTTCAATTGGACTGGGTGGGGCACCTGTGACACGACACTTGGCACCCCGGGGACGGTTGCCGCCATTATATCGGGGGAAATCGGGGCCTTTAATTTCAATGGCGGAAACACAGTCATCTCGGGGTCGCCCTTCAACTTCATTCGTGCGTATCTCAATTCCGGGTGGCTGACCGATCTCAACATCACGATCGTAGGGAAGCTGGGCGGGAATTCCGTCTTCGAGAAAACACTCCTTGGACTCAACGCAGCAACCTCGGGCGCGTGGTATGAATTCGGATACAAGATCGATGAACTTGCATTCTCCGCCGAGGCGGGGGGCTCAACATTCGAATCAGCATTCCCCAGCCTCTATGGGGGGTATGTCGGAACAGAGTTCGTGATGGACGACTTCACCTTCACCCACACCCCGGAACCATCGACTGTCGTGCTGTTGGCCACGGGTCTGCTCGGGCTGGGATTGTACCACCGGCGGAGGAAGCGAGACCTCGAAGGGTAG
- a CDS encoding UPF0149 family protein: protein MQKIRPLTRKRRAALEDFMDRPGHPEGTLSYREMQGFLFTVACAPEMVVPSAWLPRIFGENEPPFNTSKEAEAVMGGLMALFNEFAPRDGGDDARLPEDCAFREDPLANLEPDAPVAQWCRGFRLGHLWLEESWDASLPEELEDHVTNTLAVLSFFASGKAAEAFASELAAAGRTLESLATDFRELFPRALASYSHVGQSLFKASMEAGAEARGPAVATRGPGRNDPCPCGSGRKFKKCCGRQVH from the coding sequence ATGCAGAAGATCAGGCCGCTGACGCGCAAGCGCAGGGCTGCCCTCGAGGACTTCATGGACCGTCCGGGGCACCCCGAGGGGACGCTGTCCTACCGGGAGATGCAGGGCTTCCTCTTCACCGTAGCCTGTGCGCCGGAGATGGTGGTGCCATCGGCGTGGTTGCCCAGGATCTTTGGAGAAAACGAGCCACCGTTCAACACGTCCAAGGAGGCCGAGGCCGTGATGGGCGGGCTCATGGCCCTCTTCAACGAGTTCGCCCCAAGAGACGGCGGGGACGACGCCCGTCTGCCGGAGGACTGCGCGTTCCGGGAGGATCCTTTGGCGAACCTGGAGCCGGATGCGCCCGTCGCCCAGTGGTGCCGGGGGTTCCGGCTCGGCCATCTATGGTTGGAAGAGAGTTGGGACGCGTCTCTCCCGGAGGAGCTCGAAGACCACGTTACAAACACACTGGCAGTGCTGTCGTTCTTCGCTTCGGGCAAAGCGGCGGAGGCCTTCGCCAGCGAGTTGGCCGCCGCCGGGCGTACGTTGGAAAGCCTGGCGACTGACTTTCGCGAGTTGTTCCCCAGGGCGCTGGCCAGCTATTCCCACGTCGGCCAGTCACTTTTCAAGGCCTCGATGGAGGCCGGGGCCGAAGCACGGGGCCCCGCCGTCGCAACGCGCGGCCCCGGCCGCAACGATCCCTGCCCGTGCGGCAGCGGTCGGAAGTTCAAGAAGTGCTGCGGGCGGCAGGTGCATTGA